One genomic window of Polyangium aurulentum includes the following:
- a CDS encoding helix-turn-helix domain-containing protein, producing MESIGRYLRHAREARAMSVEEVSRATRIPVPSIERIEADHFDDLPGEVFVRGFLKAYARAVSLPVEEVLARYTASRRVALVTPMPIASPQGGNQGKRFGVAFAFVLLLILFTLALSIVMRPRGHDMPPELSQGEMQQGEGSGELRLI from the coding sequence ATGGAGTCGATCGGCCGCTATCTGAGACATGCCCGCGAGGCGAGGGCGATGAGCGTGGAGGAGGTCTCCCGCGCTACCCGCATCCCCGTCCCCTCGATCGAAAGAATCGAAGCGGATCATTTCGACGATCTGCCTGGCGAGGTGTTCGTCCGTGGGTTCCTGAAGGCCTACGCGCGCGCCGTCTCGCTGCCCGTGGAAGAGGTCCTGGCGCGTTACACGGCGAGCCGCCGCGTCGCGCTGGTCACGCCAATGCCCATCGCCTCCCCGCAGGGCGGCAACCAGGGCAAACGCTTTGGCGTCGCATTCGCGTTCGTGCTGCTCCTGATCCTGTTCACCCTTGCGCTCAGCATCGTGATGCGCCCGCGCGGCCACGACATGCCGCCGGAGCTGTCCCAGGGGGAGATGCAGCAGGGTGAGGGGAGCGGGGAGCTGCGGCTGATCTAG
- a CDS encoding protein kinase domain-containing protein, which produces MDIGAVLEGRFELEAIAGSGGMGTVFRARDRQTGGLVAVKIIAGDAGDVARFAREARLLSELSHPGIVGHVADGIAEDGHPYLAMEWLEGQDLSKRLARGGLTVRESVTLAMRVAEALGAAHARGIVHRDLKPSNVFLVDGDVARPKLLDFGIAYLGAGTRVTQSGLLLGTPAYMAPEQARGARELDARADVFALGSVLFECLTGTPAFQSNHLMAVLAKILFEDSPQLRAARPDLPAGLDELVARMLAKEPEERPRDGFAVAEALAAIDLSAQGAPLSAAIRAAALTSDERRAMSLVVFVPKHGEKAEATASSSGAEAMVAERRLRRVVAEFGGQLELLVDGTAVVALAGAGVATDGAVAAARCALALRPHAADGPIVLVTGRAETTARLPVGAAVDRAARMLARREHERDAPSPITLDEVTAGLLDSRFDVRPSGAGFVLHGERELFKEMRTLLGKPTPCVGRDRELMGLEQMCMQSMEEPVALAALVTAPAGAGKSRLAFELIGRLRAHGEPVSIWVGRGDLLRAGSPFGMLGGAIRGAFGIQEGEPLESRRAKLQEGVAARIGEADRRRVADFLGEIIGAPMPDDDNLPLRAARCDAKLMGEQMRAAWIDFLLGETAARPLVLVLEDLHWGDLATVRAIDAALGAMQHRPLAVLALARPEVHDVFPKLWAGRSLQEIRLRALPAKASERLVQTVLGEDASPTLIERIVKLADGNAFYLEELIRAAHERRGEALPETVVAMVESRLARLDERLRRLLRAASIFGEVFWDGGLARLLGDTEGRAHSAAEGLGELVTREIIVRRPVTRFPGEREYAFRHALLREGAYAMLTEADRKLGHRLAGEWLEGIAGASAERDGVIGDHFVRGEAWEKAAESLHRAGDAALGVQAHLEARAHYERALACLSHLPDTEERRRRRVRMVLNYQEASWLNEAPERSLERLTEAERVASTFEDREGRATLVRVRAALGRLHAVRCDFAKALDASQGAMEDAIALNEQHLVAVLRLTISQIHGMQGHYGVEALDEVTTALETLEQHPDDWASWFMAVSHRAMVLGALGRYEELLRTIARLLPRATELRSMAALTMAHSDRLYALFMAWDMPAIAEAARATIEAAERSGDSILVWLGAWMSAWAKAHLGDHDAAANDAARAHALLAQFGGWVFMADWFLATDAGRVLLAGRPAEAAALAEKAVEWARAHALLYGRALAERFWGEALAALDPPQWDEAEAHLAESARIFEACGMPMELARTERAWGLVCRGRGDQEGARIHLARALALFEGSDLAFELERTRKLVG; this is translated from the coding sequence ATGGACATCGGGGCAGTGCTGGAGGGGCGCTTCGAGCTGGAAGCGATCGCCGGGTCCGGCGGCATGGGAACGGTTTTTCGCGCGCGCGATCGGCAAACCGGCGGCCTCGTCGCCGTGAAGATCATCGCGGGCGACGCGGGCGACGTGGCGAGGTTCGCGCGCGAGGCGCGGCTCTTGTCGGAGCTGTCCCACCCGGGCATCGTCGGCCATGTCGCGGATGGCATCGCCGAGGACGGGCATCCGTATCTCGCCATGGAGTGGCTCGAGGGCCAGGACCTCTCGAAAAGGCTCGCGCGCGGCGGCCTGACCGTGCGCGAGAGCGTCACGCTCGCGATGCGCGTGGCCGAGGCGCTCGGGGCGGCGCACGCGCGCGGGATCGTTCATCGCGACCTCAAGCCGAGCAACGTCTTCCTCGTCGACGGCGACGTCGCGCGGCCCAAGCTGCTCGATTTCGGCATTGCGTACCTCGGCGCGGGGACGCGCGTGACGCAGTCGGGCTTGCTCCTCGGGACCCCGGCCTACATGGCGCCCGAGCAGGCCCGCGGCGCGCGCGAGCTCGATGCGCGCGCGGACGTGTTCGCCCTCGGCAGCGTGCTCTTCGAGTGCCTGACGGGCACGCCCGCATTCCAGAGCAATCACCTGATGGCGGTCCTCGCGAAGATCCTCTTCGAAGATTCGCCCCAGCTCCGCGCGGCGCGGCCGGATTTGCCGGCAGGCCTCGACGAGCTCGTGGCGCGAATGCTCGCCAAGGAGCCGGAAGAACGCCCGCGGGATGGATTCGCGGTGGCCGAGGCGCTCGCCGCGATCGATCTGAGCGCGCAAGGCGCCCCGCTTTCCGCCGCGATTCGCGCAGCCGCCCTGACGAGCGACGAGCGGCGGGCGATGTCGCTCGTCGTTTTCGTCCCGAAGCATGGCGAAAAGGCGGAGGCGACGGCGTCGAGCAGCGGCGCGGAGGCCATGGTGGCCGAGCGGAGGCTGCGCCGCGTGGTCGCGGAGTTCGGGGGCCAGCTCGAGCTTCTGGTGGACGGCACGGCGGTGGTGGCGCTCGCGGGCGCGGGTGTCGCGACCGATGGAGCGGTCGCGGCGGCGCGGTGCGCGCTCGCATTGAGGCCCCACGCAGCCGACGGGCCCATTGTGCTGGTGACGGGGCGCGCCGAGACGACCGCGCGGCTCCCGGTCGGCGCCGCCGTGGACCGAGCGGCGAGAATGCTCGCTCGCCGAGAGCACGAGCGGGACGCCCCCTCGCCGATCACGCTCGACGAGGTGACGGCGGGGCTCCTCGACAGCCGGTTCGACGTGAGGCCGAGCGGGGCCGGGTTCGTCCTGCATGGTGAGCGCGAGCTGTTCAAGGAAATGCGGACGCTGCTCGGCAAGCCCACGCCGTGCGTGGGGCGCGATCGGGAGCTCATGGGGCTCGAGCAGATGTGCATGCAGAGCATGGAGGAGCCTGTCGCGCTGGCGGCTCTGGTCACGGCGCCCGCGGGAGCGGGGAAGAGCCGCCTCGCGTTCGAGCTGATCGGCCGATTGAGAGCGCACGGCGAGCCCGTCTCGATATGGGTTGGCCGGGGCGACCTGCTGCGCGCGGGCTCGCCCTTCGGCATGCTGGGAGGGGCGATCCGCGGCGCGTTCGGCATTCAGGAGGGAGAGCCGCTCGAATCGCGCCGCGCCAAACTCCAGGAGGGCGTGGCGGCGCGGATCGGGGAGGCCGATCGGCGGCGCGTGGCGGACTTTCTGGGCGAGATCATCGGCGCGCCGATGCCCGACGACGACAACCTGCCGCTGCGGGCGGCGCGGTGCGACGCCAAGCTGATGGGCGAGCAGATGCGCGCGGCGTGGATCGATTTCTTGCTCGGCGAGACCGCGGCGCGCCCGCTCGTGCTCGTGCTCGAGGACTTGCACTGGGGGGATCTGGCCACGGTGCGCGCGATCGACGCGGCGCTCGGCGCAATGCAACACCGCCCGCTCGCCGTGCTCGCGCTCGCCCGCCCCGAGGTGCACGACGTGTTCCCGAAGCTATGGGCGGGGCGCAGCCTGCAGGAGATCAGGCTCCGGGCGCTGCCCGCCAAGGCGAGCGAGCGGCTCGTGCAGACGGTGCTCGGGGAAGACGCGAGCCCGACGCTGATCGAGCGCATCGTGAAGCTCGCGGACGGCAATGCATTCTATCTGGAGGAGCTTATCCGGGCCGCCCACGAGCGGAGAGGCGAGGCGCTGCCCGAGACGGTGGTCGCGATGGTGGAGTCGCGGCTCGCGAGGCTGGACGAGCGATTGCGGCGCCTTCTGCGCGCGGCGAGCATCTTCGGCGAGGTCTTCTGGGACGGTGGTTTGGCGCGGCTGCTCGGGGACACCGAGGGCCGGGCGCATTCGGCGGCAGAGGGGCTCGGGGAGCTCGTCACGCGCGAGATCATCGTACGCCGACCGGTCACCCGCTTCCCTGGCGAGCGCGAATATGCCTTCCGCCACGCGCTGCTCCGGGAGGGGGCGTACGCCATGCTGACGGAGGCCGATCGAAAGCTCGGACATCGGCTCGCGGGGGAGTGGCTCGAGGGCATCGCGGGCGCCTCCGCCGAGCGCGACGGCGTCATCGGCGACCATTTCGTGCGCGGCGAGGCGTGGGAGAAGGCCGCCGAATCGCTGCACCGCGCGGGGGACGCGGCCCTCGGCGTCCAGGCGCACCTCGAGGCCCGCGCGCATTACGAGCGCGCGCTCGCGTGCCTGTCGCACCTGCCCGACACCGAGGAGAGGAGGCGGCGCCGCGTTCGAATGGTCCTCAATTATCAGGAGGCCTCGTGGTTGAACGAGGCGCCGGAGCGAAGCCTCGAGCGCCTGACGGAGGCGGAGCGCGTGGCCTCGACGTTCGAGGATCGGGAGGGCCGCGCGACGCTCGTGCGTGTCCGTGCGGCGCTCGGGCGCCTTCACGCGGTCCGCTGCGATTTCGCGAAGGCGCTCGACGCTTCACAGGGGGCGATGGAGGACGCCATTGCATTGAACGAGCAGCACCTGGTCGCCGTTCTGCGGCTCACCATCTCCCAGATCCACGGGATGCAAGGGCATTACGGCGTCGAGGCGCTCGACGAGGTGACCACGGCGCTCGAGACGCTCGAGCAACACCCAGACGACTGGGCGAGCTGGTTCATGGCCGTCAGCCACCGCGCCATGGTGCTGGGCGCGCTGGGTCGTTACGAGGAGCTGCTTCGGACGATCGCGCGCCTGCTCCCCCGCGCGACGGAGCTGCGGAGCATGGCTGCCCTCACCATGGCGCATTCCGACAGGCTCTATGCGCTGTTCATGGCGTGGGACATGCCGGCGATCGCGGAGGCAGCCCGCGCGACGATCGAGGCGGCCGAGCGCTCGGGCGACTCGATACTCGTATGGCTCGGCGCCTGGATGAGCGCGTGGGCGAAGGCCCATCTCGGCGATCACGATGCGGCGGCGAACGACGCGGCGCGCGCGCACGCATTGCTCGCGCAGTTCGGCGGGTGGGTGTTCATGGCCGACTGGTTTCTGGCCACGGACGCCGGGCGCGTGCTCCTCGCCGGGCGTCCCGCGGAGGCGGCGGCGCTCGCGGAGAAGGCCGTCGAATGGGCGAGGGCGCACGCGCTGCTGTACGGACGAGCGCTGGCCGAGCGCTTCTGGGGCGAGGCGCTCGCCGCGCTGGATCCGCCGCAATGGGACGAGGCCGAAGCGCACCTCGCCGAGAGCGCCCGGATCTTCGAGGCCTGCGGGATGCCGATGGAGCTCGCCCGCACCGAGCGCGCATGGGGGCTCGTGTGCAGGGGGCGCGGTGATCAGGAGGGAGCGCGGATCCACCTCGCGCGCGCGCTTGCGCTGTTCGAGGGGAGCGATCTCGCGTTCGAGCTGGAGAGGACGAGGAAGCTCGTGGGGTGA
- a CDS encoding tetratricopeptide repeat protein has protein sequence MTDGQGRRAGGWIRDALRVAGLRSVLFALPVVVASVTGCGSSMEGAEGPGDAKALAEYDLARDAFEHGRLREALGHVEASLKIDAANPDVHYLGAVVLLAFCASDETSSDCRFGDAERHARAALESAPDMRDAKNVLGVVLVHQKKYDEAVAVLKPLAEDILYASPEKAWGNLGWAYLERGNHDEAIDALRRSLAAQPRFCVGNYRLGLAYEKKGELPLAQEAFTKALETDRPECQKLQDAFAARARVVNRLGLRDQARADLERCRDIAAATPLGKRCAAEVTAMQ, from the coding sequence ATGACCGACGGACAAGGTAGAAGAGCGGGAGGCTGGATCCGGGACGCGCTGCGCGTCGCCGGCCTGCGTTCCGTTCTCTTCGCCCTGCCCGTGGTCGTGGCCTCTGTCACCGGGTGCGGATCCTCGATGGAGGGGGCCGAGGGGCCGGGGGACGCCAAGGCGCTCGCCGAGTACGACCTCGCCCGCGACGCGTTCGAGCACGGGCGCTTGCGCGAGGCGCTGGGACATGTCGAGGCGTCGCTGAAGATCGACGCCGCGAACCCCGACGTCCACTACCTCGGGGCGGTCGTCCTGCTCGCGTTCTGCGCGTCGGACGAGACCTCGAGCGATTGCCGATTCGGCGATGCCGAGCGCCACGCGCGCGCGGCGCTCGAGTCCGCGCCCGATATGCGGGACGCGAAGAACGTGCTAGGTGTCGTCCTCGTACATCAGAAGAAGTACGACGAGGCCGTCGCGGTCCTCAAGCCGCTCGCCGAGGACATCCTCTACGCCTCGCCCGAAAAGGCGTGGGGCAACCTCGGCTGGGCGTATCTCGAGCGCGGCAACCACGACGAGGCGATCGACGCTCTGCGCCGCTCGCTGGCCGCGCAACCTCGCTTTTGCGTGGGCAACTACCGGCTCGGGCTCGCGTACGAGAAGAAGGGCGAGCTGCCGCTCGCGCAGGAGGCCTTCACGAAGGCGCTCGAGACGGATCGGCCCGAGTGTCAAAAGCTTCAAGATGCCTTTGCCGCGCGCGCGCGTGTGGTAAATCGGCTCGGGCTTCGGGATCAGGCACGCGCCGATCTCGAGCGATGCCGCGACATCGCGGCTGCGACGCCTCTCGGCAAGCGATGCGCTGCCGAGGTCACGGCGATGCAATGA
- a CDS encoding HNH endonuclease encodes MAQLGHGATFHIDHIVPRSKGGATALETSLCSVRAAASTRPTRPRASIPRPARQ; translated from the coding sequence ATGGCCCAGCTCGGCCACGGAGCGACCTTCCACATCGATCACATCGTCCCGCGGAGCAAGGGCGGCGCGACGGCGCTCGAAACCTCGCTTTGCAGTGTCCGAGCTGCAGCCTCCACAAGGCCGACAAGACCACGGGCGTCGATCCCGAGACCGGCCAGGCAGTGA